The proteins below come from a single Chrysoperla carnea chromosome 1, inChrCarn1.1, whole genome shotgun sequence genomic window:
- the LOC123292427 gene encoding 26S proteasome non-ATPase regulatory subunit 6-like: protein MNMDSVIVDSEEVKSIESVNLELQSFDDLIQSYLKTLAIPVEPANPENCESTPDYMKVARLKFFISLNDSYIDTENVRRQLMNLIELNNMLPYYENCCEYFKWPVDEKLVAKMKANIDTQIIELDKYEKNEENTSYAWKKRLDFYLKIGDYEKAYQWAYEKSEDSTFSTNSRLEATFALFRIAYCDNCNVAAMGKSVEKAKHFIDSAEHKADWTGRNKFKAYEGLYGLAVRDYKRASMNLTDCVSTFESYELTDFNKIVKFTVIASMIALPRCDIRKKIVNYGLIMQELNYPQCEHLKEFVLSFNECRYGDFLRILAVTELVLRFEPLTYPHYRQYIREMKLKAYAQMLQSYSIVSLKRMAEIFGVTSDYIENDVSTFTASGKLTCRIDKVAGKIITANAGIAYDRSLTYQNCIKRGDFLLNRIKRIARIIES, encoded by the coding sequence atgaaCATGGATTCAGTAATTGTCGATTCTGAGGAGgtaaaaagtattgaaagtGTTAATTTAGAGTTACAATCGTTCGatgatttaattcaatcatatttaaaaacactCGCTATACCTGTGGAACCAGCTAATCCTGAGAATTGTGAATCAACTCCAGATTACATGAAAGTAgcacgattaaaatttttcataagtttAAATGATTCGTACATCGATACTGAAAATGTGAGAAGACAACTCATGAATTTAATAGAACTAAATAATATGTTACCGTACTATGAAAATTGTTGTGAATATTTTAAGTGGCCTGTTGATGAAAAATTAGTTGCGAAGATGAAAGCAAATATTGACACACAAATAATAGAATTGGAtaagtatgaaaaaaatgaagaaaatacatCCTATGCATGGAAGAAACGCTtagatttctatttaaaaattggtgATTACGAAAAAGCTTATCAATGGGCGTATGAAAAGTCCGAGGATTCAACATTTAGTACAAACAGTCGTTTGGAGGCTACGTTTGCATTATTTCGAATTGCTTACTGTGATAATTGTAATGTTGCAGCAATGGGAAAATCTGTTGAAAAAGCTAAACATTTTATAGATAGCGCTGAACATAAAGCTGATTGGACTGGacgtaataaatttaaagcatATGAAGGTCTATATGGTTTGGCTGTTCGAGATTATAAACGTGCTTCTATGAACTTAACCGATTGTGTTTCAACCTTCGAATCATACGAATTGacggattttaataaaatcgtaaaatttacGGTAATAGCTTCTATGATTGCATTACCTCGTTGTGATATACGAAAGAAAATTGTTAACTATGGATTAATTATGCAGGAGTTGAATTATCCTCAATGTGAACATTTAAAAGAATTcgttttatcatttaatgaGTGCCGTTATGGTGACTTCTTACGAATTTTGGCTGTAACTGAGCTCGTCCTTCGATTTGAACCATTAACATATCCACATTATCGGCAGTATATACGAGAGATGAAACTTAAAGCATACGCACAAATGTTACAATCCTATTCGATTGTAAGTCTCAAACGAATGGCGGAAATTTTTGGAGTTACAAGtgattatattgaaaatgatgTTAGTACATTTACGGCTAGTGGTAAGCTTACCTGTCGTATTGATAAAGTGGctggaaaaataataactgcTAATGCTGGTATTGCTTATGATCGCTCTTTAACTTATCAAAACTGTATTAAAAGGGGTGACTTCTTGTTGAATCGTATAAAACGAATAGCCAGAATTATTGAgtcatag